The following coding sequences lie in one Paenibacillus durus ATCC 35681 genomic window:
- a CDS encoding shikimate kinase, producing the protein MQINNDIPLREKNIVLIGFMGVGKTTIGRHLSDKLYRDFIDIDQEIEKLHGMPVSKIFESMGEKAFRQMEKEFIIKLCTTTRLKIISLGGGSFLQEEIKQVCLANSIVFYLDLSWDSWKDRLQLIIDSRPVLQNKTLEEIEKLFYSRQAIYETNHSKVSTDSLDPEEIADHIIDTLKLGWELYS; encoded by the coding sequence TTGCAAATCAATAATGATATACCTTTACGGGAAAAGAATATTGTGCTTATCGGCTTCATGGGCGTCGGCAAAACGACAATCGGACGACATCTCTCCGACAAGCTGTACCGCGATTTTATCGATATAGATCAGGAAATCGAGAAGCTTCACGGCATGCCGGTATCAAAGATCTTTGAATCGATGGGTGAAAAAGCCTTCAGACAAATGGAAAAAGAATTTATTATTAAGCTGTGCACCACCACCCGGCTGAAGATTATTTCTCTGGGCGGGGGTTCCTTTCTCCAAGAGGAAATCAAGCAGGTCTGCCTGGCCAACTCCATCGTCTTTTATCTCGATTTAAGCTGGGATTCCTGGAAAGACCGGCTGCAGCTCATCATAGACAGCCGCCCGGTGCTGCAGAACAAGACGCTGGAGGAGATCGAGAAGCTGTTCTACAGCCGGCAGGCCATTTACGAAACCAATCATTCCAAAGTCTCTACCGACTCGCTCGACCCCGAAGAAATAGCGGATCACATCATCGATACGCTAAAGCTCGGCTGGGAGCTGTATAGCTAG
- the aroD gene encoding type I 3-dehydroquinate dehydratase, with product MTGTVKVKQVIIGEGMPKICVPMVGATAAELKEEAEALKSLDLDVVEWRVDFFDQVENIEAVKAALADIRNIIPDLPLVFTFRSAKEGGEKEIATEYYEELNRAAAATGLADIIDVELFTGDDTVKSLVDYAHQQGAYVIISNHDFHKTPPKAEIVSRLEKARELGGDLPKIALMPADAGDVLTLIEATYAMKEKYPDCPVITMSMAGKGMISRIAGEVFGSALTFGSAKKASAPGQIPVSELRTALELVHRSL from the coding sequence TTTGCGTTCCGATGGTCGGGGCAACGGCAGCGGAGTTGAAAGAAGAAGCTGAAGCGCTAAAATCACTGGATCTCGATGTAGTGGAATGGCGGGTAGATTTCTTCGATCAGGTCGAAAATATTGAAGCAGTCAAAGCGGCGCTTGCCGACATCCGTAATATAATCCCGGATCTCCCGCTCGTCTTTACATTCCGCAGCGCCAAAGAAGGCGGGGAAAAGGAGATTGCCACGGAATATTATGAAGAACTGAACCGGGCGGCCGCCGCAACGGGTCTGGCCGATATTATCGACGTCGAGCTGTTTACCGGGGACGATACTGTAAAATCGCTTGTGGATTATGCGCATCAGCAGGGCGCCTATGTCATTATTTCCAATCATGATTTCCATAAAACGCCGCCTAAAGCGGAGATCGTTTCGCGCCTGGAAAAGGCTCGGGAGCTTGGCGGAGATTTGCCTAAGATTGCATTAATGCCGGCTGACGCCGGGGATGTGCTAACTCTGATTGAAGCAACTTATGCAATGAAGGAAAAATACCCGGATTGCCCGGTTATAACGATGTCGATGGCGGGAAAAGGCATGATCAGCCGGATTGCCGGAGAGGTATTCGGCTCCGCTCTAACCTTCGGATCGGCGAAAAAGGCGTCGGCGCCGGGACAGATTCCGGTGTCCGAGCTGCGTACTGCTCTGGAACTGGTGCACCGCAGCCTCTAA
- a CDS encoding MerR family transcriptional regulator, which yields MQKLASLAGISARTLRYYDEFGILKPARINSSGYRIYGRPEVDLLQQILFYRELGLSLENIKAIVTSPSFDGTKALREHHGMLLEKRKQLDLLISNVEKTLADKEGRISMSDTEKFAGFKQKLIDDNEQAYGKEVREKYGDEAVDRSNKQLLNMTEEQFKAVQQAEQEMFAALEEGMKTGDPAGEPAQHAADLHRQWLTSHWGNYSPEAHAGVAQMYVDDERFTAYYDKHKPGLAMFLRDAVLIYTAKRN from the coding sequence GTGCAAAAGCTCGCATCACTTGCGGGAATCAGCGCGCGCACGCTGCGTTATTACGATGAGTTCGGGATTTTGAAACCGGCCCGAATTAACTCCTCCGGCTACCGCATCTATGGCCGGCCCGAGGTCGATCTGCTGCAGCAGATTTTATTTTACCGCGAGCTGGGCCTCAGTCTGGAGAACATCAAGGCAATCGTAACCTCGCCCTCATTCGACGGAACGAAAGCGCTGAGGGAGCATCATGGCATGCTGCTGGAGAAAAGAAAACAACTCGACCTGCTGATCTCGAATGTGGAGAAGACGCTGGCCGATAAGGAAGGAAGGATTTCAATGAGCGATACCGAGAAATTTGCAGGCTTCAAGCAAAAGCTGATTGACGATAACGAGCAGGCCTATGGCAAGGAAGTGCGCGAGAAATACGGCGACGAAGCCGTTGACCGTTCCAACAAACAGCTGCTCAATATGACGGAGGAACAATTCAAAGCTGTTCAACAGGCGGAGCAGGAGATGTTCGCTGCGCTTGAGGAAGGCATGAAGACCGGCGACCCTGCCGGCGAACCGGCACAGCATGCCGCCGATCTTCACCGGCAGTGGCTGACTTCGCACTGGGGCAACTATTCTCCTGAAGCACATGCCGGAGTCGCGCAGATGTACGTCGACGACGAACGCTTCACCGCATACTATGATAAGCATAAGCCGGGCCTTGCCATGTTCCTTAGAGACGCCGTACTCATCTACACAGCAAAGCGAAACTAA